Proteins encoded by one window of Canis lupus dingo isolate Sandy chromosome 22, ASM325472v2, whole genome shotgun sequence:
- the SLITRK1 gene encoding SLIT and NTRK-like protein 1 isoform X2, whose protein sequence is MENNGLHEIVPGAFLGLQLVKRLHINNNKIKSFRKQTFLGLDDLEYLQADFNLLRDIDPGAFQDLNKLEVLILNDNLISTLPANVFQYVPITHLDLRGNRLKTLPYEEVLEQIPGIAEILLEDNPWDCTCDLLSLKEWLENIPKNALIGRVVCEAPTRLQGKDLNETTEQDLCPLKNRVDSSLPAPPAQEETFAPGPLPTPFKTNGQEDHATPGSAPNGGTKIPGNWQIKIRPTAAIATGSARNKPPANGLPCPGSCSCDHIPGSGLKMNCNNRNVSSLADLKPKLSNVQELFLRDNKIHSIRKSHFVDYKNLILLDLGNNNIATIENNTFKNLLDLRWLYMDSNYLDTLSREKFAGLQNLEYLNVEYNAIQLILPGTFNAMPKLRILILNNNLLRSLPVDVFAGVSLSKLSLHNNYFMYLPVAGVLDQLTSIIQIDLHGNPWECSCTIVPFKQWAERLGSEVLMSDLKCETPVNFFRKDFMLLSNDEICPQLYARISPTLTSHSKNSTGLAETGTHSNSYLDTSRVSISVLVPGLLLVFVTSAFTVVGMLVFILRNRKRSKRRDANSSASEINSLQTVCDSSYWHNGPYNADGAHRVYDCGSHSLSD, encoded by the coding sequence ATGGAAAACAATGGCTTGCATGAAATCGTTCCTGGGGCTTTTCTGGGGCTGCAGCTGGTGAAAAGGCTGCacatcaacaacaacaagatCAAGTCTTTTAGAAAGCAGACTTTTCTGGGGCTGGACGATCTGGAATACCTCCAGGCCGATTTTAATTTATTACGGGATATAGACCCCGGGGCCTTTCAGGACTTGAACAAGCTGGAGGTACTCATTTTAAATGACAATCTCATCAGCACCCTACCTGCCAATGTGTTCCAGTatgtgcccatcacccacctcGACCTCCGGGGAAACAGGCTGAAAACGCTGCCCTATGAGGAAGTCTTGGAGCAAATCCCTGGCATTGCTGAGATTCTGCTAGAGGATAACCCGTGGGACTGCACCTGTGATCTCCTCTCCCTGAAAGAATGGCTGGAAAATATTCCCAAAAATGCTCTGATCGGCCGAGTTGTCTGTGAAGCCCCCACCAGACTGCAGGGGAAAGACCTCAATGAAACCACAGAACAGGACTTGTGTCCTTTGAAAAACCGAGTGGATTCCAGTCTCCCGGCGCCCCCTGCCCAAGAAGAGACCTTCGCTCCTGGACCCCTGCCAACTCCTTTCAAGACAAATGGGCAAGAGGATCATGCCACCCCAGGGTCTGCTCCAAACGGAGGTACAAAGATCCCAGGCAACTGGCAGATCAAAATAAGACCCACTGCTGCGATAGCGACCGGCAGCGCCAGAAACAAACCCCCAGCCAACGGCTTGCCCTGCCCCGGGAGCTGCAGCTGCGACCACATCCCAGGGTCGGGTTTAAAGATGAACTGCAACAACCGGAACGTGAGCAGTTTGGCTGATTTGAAGCCCAAGCTCTCCAACGTGCAGGAGCTTTTCCTTCGAGATAACAAGATCCATAGCATCCGAAAATCTCACTTTGTGGATTACAAGAATCTCATTCTGTTAGATCTGGGCAACAATAACATTGCTACCATAGAGAACAACACTTTTAAGAACCTTTTGGACCTCAGGTGGCTGTATATGGATAGCAACTACCTGGACACGCTATCCCGGGAGAAATTCGCCGGGCTGCAAAACCTCGAGTACCTGAACGTGGAGTACAATGCAATCCAGCTCATCCTTCCTGGCACTTTCAATGCTATGCCCAAACTGAGGATCCTCATTCTCAATAACAACTTGCTGAGGTCCCTTCCCGTGGACGTGTTCGCTGGGGTTTCGCTCTCTAAGCTCAGCCTGCACAACAATTACTTCATGTACCTTCCGGTGGCAGGGGTGCTGGACCAGTTAACCTCCATCATCCAGATAGACCTGCACGGAAACCCTTGGGAGTGCTCCTGCACCATTGTGCCTTTTAAGCAATGGGCAGAACGCCTGGGTTCCGAAGTGCTGATGAGCGACCTCAAGTGTGAGACGCCGGTGAACTTCTTTAGGAAGGATTTCATGCTTCTCTCCAATGACGAGATCTGCCCCCAGCTGTACGCGAGGATCTCGCCCACGTTAACTTCGCACAGTAAAAACAGCACTGGGTTGGCGGAGACCGGGACGCACTCCAACTCCTATCTAGACACCAGCAGGGTGTCCATCTCCGTGTTGGTCCCGGGACTGCTGCTGGTGTTTGTCACCTCCGCCTTCACTGTAGTGGGCATGCTTGTGTTTATCCTGAGGAATAGAAAACGATCTAAGAGGAGGGACGCCAACTCCTCGGCGTCCGAAATTAATTCCCTACAGACAGTCTGTGACTCTTCCTACTGGCACAATGGGCCTTACAACGCCGATGGGGCCCACAGAGTATATGACTGTGGCTCCCACTCGCTCTCAGACTAG
- the SLITRK1 gene encoding SLIT and NTRK-like protein 1 isoform X1 codes for MLLWILLLETSLCFAAGNVTGDVCKEKICSCNEIEGDLHVDCEKKGFTSLQRFTAPTSQFYHLFLHGNSLTRLFPNEFANFYNAVSLHMENNGLHEIVPGAFLGLQLVKRLHINNNKIKSFRKQTFLGLDDLEYLQADFNLLRDIDPGAFQDLNKLEVLILNDNLISTLPANVFQYVPITHLDLRGNRLKTLPYEEVLEQIPGIAEILLEDNPWDCTCDLLSLKEWLENIPKNALIGRVVCEAPTRLQGKDLNETTEQDLCPLKNRVDSSLPAPPAQEETFAPGPLPTPFKTNGQEDHATPGSAPNGGTKIPGNWQIKIRPTAAIATGSARNKPPANGLPCPGSCSCDHIPGSGLKMNCNNRNVSSLADLKPKLSNVQELFLRDNKIHSIRKSHFVDYKNLILLDLGNNNIATIENNTFKNLLDLRWLYMDSNYLDTLSREKFAGLQNLEYLNVEYNAIQLILPGTFNAMPKLRILILNNNLLRSLPVDVFAGVSLSKLSLHNNYFMYLPVAGVLDQLTSIIQIDLHGNPWECSCTIVPFKQWAERLGSEVLMSDLKCETPVNFFRKDFMLLSNDEICPQLYARISPTLTSHSKNSTGLAETGTHSNSYLDTSRVSISVLVPGLLLVFVTSAFTVVGMLVFILRNRKRSKRRDANSSASEINSLQTVCDSSYWHNGPYNADGAHRVYDCGSHSLSD; via the coding sequence ATGCTGCTTTGGATTCTGTTGCTGGAGACGTCTCTTTGTTTTGCCGCTGGAAACGTTACAGGGGACGTTTGTAAAGAGAAGATCTGTTCCTGCAATGAGATAGAAGGGGACCTACACGTAGACTGTGAAAAAAAGGGCTTTACAAGTCTGCAGCGTTTCACCGCCCCGACTTCCCAGTTTTACCATCTATTTCTGCATGGTAATTCCCTCACTCGACTTTTCCCTAATGAGTTTGCTAACTTTTATAATGCGGTTAGTTTGCACATGGAAAACAATGGCTTGCATGAAATCGTTCCTGGGGCTTTTCTGGGGCTGCAGCTGGTGAAAAGGCTGCacatcaacaacaacaagatCAAGTCTTTTAGAAAGCAGACTTTTCTGGGGCTGGACGATCTGGAATACCTCCAGGCCGATTTTAATTTATTACGGGATATAGACCCCGGGGCCTTTCAGGACTTGAACAAGCTGGAGGTACTCATTTTAAATGACAATCTCATCAGCACCCTACCTGCCAATGTGTTCCAGTatgtgcccatcacccacctcGACCTCCGGGGAAACAGGCTGAAAACGCTGCCCTATGAGGAAGTCTTGGAGCAAATCCCTGGCATTGCTGAGATTCTGCTAGAGGATAACCCGTGGGACTGCACCTGTGATCTCCTCTCCCTGAAAGAATGGCTGGAAAATATTCCCAAAAATGCTCTGATCGGCCGAGTTGTCTGTGAAGCCCCCACCAGACTGCAGGGGAAAGACCTCAATGAAACCACAGAACAGGACTTGTGTCCTTTGAAAAACCGAGTGGATTCCAGTCTCCCGGCGCCCCCTGCCCAAGAAGAGACCTTCGCTCCTGGACCCCTGCCAACTCCTTTCAAGACAAATGGGCAAGAGGATCATGCCACCCCAGGGTCTGCTCCAAACGGAGGTACAAAGATCCCAGGCAACTGGCAGATCAAAATAAGACCCACTGCTGCGATAGCGACCGGCAGCGCCAGAAACAAACCCCCAGCCAACGGCTTGCCCTGCCCCGGGAGCTGCAGCTGCGACCACATCCCAGGGTCGGGTTTAAAGATGAACTGCAACAACCGGAACGTGAGCAGTTTGGCTGATTTGAAGCCCAAGCTCTCCAACGTGCAGGAGCTTTTCCTTCGAGATAACAAGATCCATAGCATCCGAAAATCTCACTTTGTGGATTACAAGAATCTCATTCTGTTAGATCTGGGCAACAATAACATTGCTACCATAGAGAACAACACTTTTAAGAACCTTTTGGACCTCAGGTGGCTGTATATGGATAGCAACTACCTGGACACGCTATCCCGGGAGAAATTCGCCGGGCTGCAAAACCTCGAGTACCTGAACGTGGAGTACAATGCAATCCAGCTCATCCTTCCTGGCACTTTCAATGCTATGCCCAAACTGAGGATCCTCATTCTCAATAACAACTTGCTGAGGTCCCTTCCCGTGGACGTGTTCGCTGGGGTTTCGCTCTCTAAGCTCAGCCTGCACAACAATTACTTCATGTACCTTCCGGTGGCAGGGGTGCTGGACCAGTTAACCTCCATCATCCAGATAGACCTGCACGGAAACCCTTGGGAGTGCTCCTGCACCATTGTGCCTTTTAAGCAATGGGCAGAACGCCTGGGTTCCGAAGTGCTGATGAGCGACCTCAAGTGTGAGACGCCGGTGAACTTCTTTAGGAAGGATTTCATGCTTCTCTCCAATGACGAGATCTGCCCCCAGCTGTACGCGAGGATCTCGCCCACGTTAACTTCGCACAGTAAAAACAGCACTGGGTTGGCGGAGACCGGGACGCACTCCAACTCCTATCTAGACACCAGCAGGGTGTCCATCTCCGTGTTGGTCCCGGGACTGCTGCTGGTGTTTGTCACCTCCGCCTTCACTGTAGTGGGCATGCTTGTGTTTATCCTGAGGAATAGAAAACGATCTAAGAGGAGGGACGCCAACTCCTCGGCGTCCGAAATTAATTCCCTACAGACAGTCTGTGACTCTTCCTACTGGCACAATGGGCCTTACAACGCCGATGGGGCCCACAGAGTATATGACTGTGGCTCCCACTCGCTCTCAGACTAG